The following are encoded together in the Streptomyces rapamycinicus NRRL 5491 genome:
- the coaD gene encoding pantetheine-phosphate adenylyltransferase, with the protein MTGPESEELPLRRAVCPGSFDPVTNGHLDIIARASKLYDVVHVAVMINKSKQGLFTVDERIDLLRQTTEEYGNVQVEAFHGLLVDFCKQRDIPAIVKGLRAVSDFDYELQMAQMNNGLSGVETLFVPTNPTYSFLSSSLVKEVAAWGGDVSHLVPPLVLEALAERLGRK; encoded by the coding sequence ATGACCGGACCCGAGAGCGAGGAACTTCCGTTGCGCCGCGCAGTCTGTCCGGGGTCGTTCGACCCCGTCACCAATGGACACCTCGACATCATCGCCCGTGCCTCCAAGCTCTATGACGTCGTGCACGTCGCCGTGATGATCAACAAGTCGAAGCAGGGCCTGTTCACGGTGGACGAGCGGATCGATCTCCTCCGCCAGACCACGGAGGAGTACGGAAACGTTCAGGTGGAGGCGTTCCACGGCCTCCTGGTGGACTTCTGCAAGCAGCGGGACATCCCCGCGATCGTCAAGGGGCTGCGGGCCGTCAGCGACTTCGACTACGAGCTGCAGATGGCCCAGATGAACAACGGCCTCTCCGGCGTGGAGACGCTGTTCGTGCCCACCAACCCCACCTACAGCTTCCTCTCCTCCAGCCTGGTCAAGGAGGTCGCGGCGTGGGGCGGCGACGTCTCCCACCTGGTGCCCCCGCTGGTCCTGGAGGCACTCGCCGAGCGGCTCGGCCGGAAGTAG
- the rsmD gene encoding 16S rRNA (guanine(966)-N(2))-methyltransferase RsmD, with product MTRVIAGAAGGRRLAVPPGNGTRPTSDRAREGLFSTWESLLGSLDGARVLDLYGGSGAVGLEALSRGAAHTLLVESDPRAARTIRQNVRTLGLPGAELRTGKAEQTIAGQAADTGPYDVVFLDPPYAVTDGQLREILLTLLGKGWLVPGALATVERSTRGGEFVWPAGFEGLRARRYGEGTLWYGRAASTCENAS from the coding sequence ATGACCCGCGTGATCGCCGGAGCGGCCGGCGGCCGCCGCCTGGCCGTGCCGCCGGGAAACGGCACCCGACCCACCTCGGACCGGGCGCGCGAGGGCCTGTTCTCCACCTGGGAGTCGCTGCTCGGCTCGCTGGACGGGGCCCGCGTCCTGGACCTGTACGGCGGCTCCGGCGCGGTCGGCCTGGAGGCGCTGTCCCGCGGCGCCGCCCACACGCTGCTGGTCGAGTCCGACCCGCGGGCGGCCCGCACGATCCGTCAGAACGTCCGCACCCTCGGTCTGCCCGGCGCGGAGCTGCGCACCGGCAAGGCCGAACAGACCATCGCCGGACAGGCCGCCGACACCGGCCCGTACGACGTCGTTTTCCTGGATCCGCCCTACGCGGTCACCGACGGCCAACTCCGGGAGATACTCCTCACACTCCTGGGGAAGGGCTGGCTCGTGCCCGGTGCGCTGGCCACCGTTGAGCGGAGCACACGAGGTGGGGAGTTCGTGTGGCCTGCCGGATTCGAGGGGCTCAGGGCCCGTCGCTACGGCGAGGGCACGCTTTGGTACGGTCGCGCCGCCTCGACGTGCGAGAACGCGTCATGA
- the recG gene encoding ATP-dependent DNA helicase RecG: protein MADHLDLHTVGDLLHHYPRRYAERGELTRLSDLPLDEHVTVVAQVADARVHTFNGGRGRRLEVTITDGSGRLQLVFFGKGVHKPRTELQPGTRAMFAGKVSVFNRKRQLAHPEFKTLVAGSGAEAVEAFANQLLPLYPACKQMESWQIQQAVDTVLGPAGHEESALAGLIDPLPESLREGRGLATLPEALRRIHRPGTKADIATARDRLKWDEAFVLQVALARRRQADAQLPAAPRRPAPDGLLTAFDARLPFTLTEGQRKVSEEIFADLATDHPMHRLLQGEVGSGKTMVALRAMLGVVDAGGQAAMLAPTEVLAQQHHRSITEMMGELAEGGMLGGAEQGTKVVLLTGSMGAAARRQALLDLVTGEAGIVIGTHALIEDKVQFHDLGLVVVDEQHRFGVEQRDALRSKGKQPPHLLVMTATPIPRTVAMTVFGDLETSVLDQLPSGRSPIASHVVPAKDKPHFLTRAWERVREEVAAGHQGYVVCPRIGDEEDESKAAKEKSAEDEAEKRPPLAVVDVAEQLVKGPLSDLRVEVLHGRMQPEAKDEVMRRFAAGEVDVLVATTVIEVGVNVPNATAMVIMDADRFGVSQLHQLRGRVGRGSAAGLCLLVTDMPEGSPARARLGAVAATLDGFELSRIDLEQRREGDVLGQAQSGVRSSLRVLAVIDDEEVIAAAREEAAAIVAADPELTGYPQLRTALDALLDKERAEFLDKG from the coding sequence ATGGCCGACCATCTCGACCTGCACACCGTCGGCGACCTGCTGCACCACTACCCGCGGCGGTACGCGGAGCGCGGTGAGCTGACCCGGCTGTCCGACCTGCCCCTGGACGAGCATGTGACCGTGGTGGCGCAGGTCGCCGACGCCCGGGTGCACACGTTCAACGGCGGCCGGGGCCGGCGGCTGGAGGTCACCATCACCGACGGCAGCGGCCGTCTCCAGCTGGTCTTCTTCGGCAAGGGCGTCCACAAGCCGCGTACGGAGCTCCAGCCCGGCACCCGCGCGATGTTCGCCGGGAAGGTCTCGGTCTTCAACCGCAAGCGGCAGCTGGCCCACCCCGAGTTCAAGACGCTGGTTGCGGGGAGCGGCGCGGAGGCCGTGGAGGCGTTCGCCAATCAGCTGCTGCCGCTGTACCCGGCGTGCAAGCAGATGGAGTCCTGGCAGATCCAGCAGGCCGTCGACACCGTGCTCGGCCCGGCCGGTCATGAGGAGTCCGCGCTGGCCGGGCTGATCGACCCGCTGCCCGAGAGCCTGCGCGAGGGCCGGGGGCTGGCCACGCTCCCCGAGGCGCTGCGCAGGATCCACCGGCCGGGCACCAAGGCCGATATCGCGACGGCCCGGGACCGGCTGAAGTGGGACGAGGCGTTCGTCCTCCAGGTGGCGCTGGCCCGGCGGCGGCAGGCCGACGCCCAGCTGCCCGCGGCGCCCCGCAGGCCCGCCCCGGACGGGCTGCTGACCGCCTTCGACGCCCGGCTGCCGTTCACCCTCACCGAGGGGCAGCGCAAGGTCAGCGAGGAGATCTTCGCCGACCTCGCCACCGACCACCCCATGCACCGGCTGCTCCAGGGCGAGGTCGGCTCGGGCAAGACCATGGTCGCGCTGCGCGCGATGCTCGGCGTCGTGGACGCCGGGGGACAGGCGGCGATGCTCGCGCCCACGGAGGTGCTCGCCCAGCAGCACCACCGATCGATCACCGAGATGATGGGGGAGCTGGCCGAGGGAGGGATGCTCGGCGGAGCCGAGCAGGGCACCAAGGTGGTGCTGCTCACCGGTTCCATGGGTGCCGCGGCCCGCCGTCAGGCGCTGCTCGACCTGGTCACCGGCGAGGCCGGGATCGTGATCGGCACCCATGCCCTGATCGAGGACAAGGTCCAGTTCCACGATCTCGGCCTGGTGGTCGTGGACGAGCAGCACCGCTTCGGGGTCGAGCAGCGCGACGCGCTGCGCTCCAAGGGCAAGCAGCCCCCGCATCTGCTGGTGATGACGGCCACCCCGATCCCGCGCACGGTCGCCATGACCGTCTTCGGCGACCTGGAGACCTCCGTCCTGGACCAGCTGCCCTCGGGCCGCTCCCCGATCGCCTCCCATGTGGTCCCCGCCAAGGACAAGCCGCACTTCCTGACCCGCGCCTGGGAGCGGGTGCGCGAGGAGGTGGCCGCCGGCCACCAGGGCTATGTGGTGTGCCCGCGGATCGGGGACGAGGAGGACGAGTCCAAGGCGGCGAAGGAGAAGTCCGCCGAGGACGAGGCCGAGAAGCGCCCGCCGCTGGCCGTCGTCGACGTCGCCGAGCAGCTCGTCAAGGGCCCGCTGAGCGATCTGCGGGTGGAGGTGCTGCACGGGCGGATGCAGCCCGAGGCCAAGGACGAGGTGATGCGCCGCTTCGCCGCGGGCGAGGTGGACGTCCTGGTCGCCACGACCGTCATCGAGGTCGGTGTGAACGTGCCCAACGCCACCGCCATGGTGATCATGGACGCCGACCGGTTCGGCGTCTCCCAGCTGCACCAGCTGCGCGGCCGCGTCGGCCGGGGCTCGGCCGCCGGGCTGTGTCTGCTGGTGACCGACATGCCCGAGGGCAGCCCCGCCCGGGCCCGGCTGGGCGCGGTCGCGGCCACGCTCGACGGCTTCGAGCTGTCCCGGATCGACCTGGAGCAGCGCCGGGAGGGCGATGTGCTCGGCCAGGCCCAGTCCGGGGTGCGCTCCTCGCTGCGGGTGCTCGCCGTCATCGACGACGAGGAGGTCATCGCGGCGGCCCGGGAGGAGGCGGCCGCCATTGTCGCCGCCGACCCGGAGCTGACCGGATACCCGCAGCTGCGCACCGCGCTGGACGCCCTGCTGGACAAGGAGCGCGCGGAGTTCCTCGACAAGGGCTGA
- a CDS encoding DAK2 domain-containing protein produces the protein MTRCPPRPSSLRGGPFVPHTLDADAVRTWCGLALDALGRARADIDAINVYPVADGDTGTNLYLTVESAARAVDAAFDGHATSAAVSRPTLADVVRAMAHGALIGARGNSGTILAQLLRGMADVLADGTPDGGPGEDEADGLRRALRRAVDLAYLAVAHPVEGTVLTVAVAAAESAERATGDVATVARAAYEGARTALQATPGQLDVLARAGVVDAGGYGLVTVLGGLAQALSGEAPAALAPARPGRDALAPAGTTGGRDLAGCSTDGAPDGGPAFEVIYLLEADDTAVTALRQRLDALGDSLVVVGGDGLWNVHVHVDDAGAAVEAGIQAGRPYRIRISHFDGAAVRKAGADGPDRPGPAIVLPDQSGAQPPTGGPRAERAPRAVVAVVPGDGLAALCAEAGATAVATCPGEPPASGELVDAVRRAHAREVVLLPNDTELHHTAAAAAAQARAEGVRVAVIPTRSAVQGIAALAVHEPGRSFDEDVVAMTSAAGATRYAELAVAERQSWTMAGVCQAGDVLGMIDGDVAVIGSELAATAETVLDRMLASGGEMVTLVLGADLPDEVAERLERHVREGHFAVDSVVYRGGQPTAPLIIGIE, from the coding sequence ATGACGCGATGCCCACCCCGCCCCAGCAGCCTCCGAGGAGGACCTTTCGTGCCGCACACGCTCGACGCCGATGCGGTACGGACCTGGTGCGGGCTCGCCCTCGACGCGCTGGGCCGGGCCCGTGCGGACATCGACGCGATCAACGTCTATCCGGTCGCGGACGGGGACACCGGCACCAATCTGTATCTGACCGTCGAGTCCGCCGCCCGGGCCGTGGACGCCGCCTTCGACGGCCACGCGACCTCGGCCGCGGTGTCCCGTCCCACCCTCGCCGATGTGGTGCGCGCCATGGCCCATGGCGCACTGATCGGCGCACGGGGCAACTCCGGCACGATCCTGGCGCAGCTGCTGCGCGGTATGGCGGACGTCCTGGCCGACGGCACGCCGGACGGGGGCCCGGGCGAGGACGAGGCGGACGGGCTGCGGCGGGCGCTGCGGCGCGCGGTCGACCTCGCCTATCTGGCCGTCGCGCACCCCGTCGAAGGCACCGTCCTCACGGTCGCCGTGGCCGCCGCGGAGAGCGCGGAGCGCGCCACGGGTGACGTCGCCACGGTGGCCCGCGCCGCGTACGAGGGCGCCCGTACGGCGCTCCAGGCCACCCCCGGCCAGCTCGACGTCCTCGCCCGCGCGGGGGTGGTCGACGCGGGCGGCTACGGCCTGGTGACGGTCCTGGGCGGGCTCGCCCAGGCACTGTCGGGCGAGGCCCCCGCGGCGCTCGCCCCGGCCCGCCCCGGCCGTGACGCCCTGGCGCCCGCCGGGACCACGGGCGGGCGGGATCTGGCGGGCTGCTCCACCGACGGCGCCCCGGACGGCGGGCCCGCCTTCGAGGTGATCTACCTCCTGGAGGCCGACGACACGGCCGTGACCGCCCTGAGGCAGCGGCTGGACGCCCTCGGCGACTCCCTGGTGGTCGTCGGCGGCGACGGCCTGTGGAACGTCCACGTCCATGTGGACGACGCGGGGGCGGCCGTGGAGGCGGGCATCCAGGCCGGGCGCCCGTACCGCATCCGGATCAGCCACTTCGACGGCGCCGCCGTCCGTAAGGCGGGCGCCGACGGTCCGGACCGCCCGGGCCCGGCCATCGTCCTGCCGGACCAGTCCGGCGCCCAGCCGCCCACCGGCGGCCCGCGCGCCGAGCGCGCGCCCCGTGCCGTGGTCGCCGTCGTCCCCGGCGACGGGCTGGCCGCGCTGTGCGCCGAGGCGGGCGCGACCGCGGTCGCCACCTGCCCCGGGGAGCCGCCCGCCAGCGGTGAGCTGGTGGACGCGGTACGCCGGGCCCACGCCCGGGAGGTGGTGCTGCTGCCGAACGACACCGAACTGCACCACACGGCGGCCGCGGCCGCGGCCCAGGCCCGCGCCGAGGGCGTACGGGTCGCGGTGATCCCCACTCGCTCCGCCGTCCAGGGCATCGCCGCGCTCGCCGTCCACGAGCCGGGCCGCAGCTTCGACGAGGACGTGGTCGCCATGACCTCGGCCGCGGGCGCCACCCGCTACGCGGAACTGGCCGTCGCCGAGCGCCAGTCCTGGACCATGGCCGGGGTGTGCCAGGCCGGGGACGTCCTCGGCATGATCGACGGCGATGTGGCGGTGATCGGCTCGGAGCTGGCCGCGACCGCCGAGACGGTGCTGGACCGGATGCTGGCGTCGGGCGGTGAGATGGTCACGCTGGTGCTCGGCGCGGACCTTCCGGACGAGGTCGCCGAACGGCTGGAGCGGCATGTGCGGGAGGGGCACTTCGCCGTCGACTCGGTCGTCTACCGCGGCGGTCAGCCCACCGCGCCGCTGATCATAGGCATCGAATGA
- the rpmB gene encoding 50S ribosomal protein L28: MAANCDVCGKGPGFGNNISHSHRRTRRRWNPNIQTVRAVVGRTPKRLNVCTSCIKAGKVSR, translated from the coding sequence GTGGCTGCCAACTGCGACGTCTGCGGCAAGGGGCCGGGCTTCGGCAACAACATCTCGCACTCGCACCGCCGCACCCGCCGTCGTTGGAACCCCAACATCCAGACGGTGCGCGCTGTGGTCGGTCGTACCCCGAAGCGGCTCAACGTCTGCACCTCGTGCATCAAGGCCGGCAAGGTTTCGCGCTAG
- the thiD gene encoding bifunctional hydroxymethylpyrimidine kinase/phosphomethylpyrimidine kinase produces MALPPRVPRPAHHGSAPVRVLTVAGSDSGGGAGIQADLKTMLALGAHGMSVITAVTAQNSLGVQGAWELPAEAVRAQFRSVVDDIGVQAVKTGMLATAELVETVAALLADLTAPVVVDPVGVSKHGDPLLAAEALDAVRTKLLPTATVATPNLDEVAQLTGVRVESEDGQRRAAGAVLGHGPRWALIKGGHLPGGDAVDLLTDGTEEHWLRAPRQDNRHTHGTGCTLAAAIATYLAGGYEVPEAVTAAKDYVTGAIAAGFPLGAGIGPVDHGWLREGTG; encoded by the coding sequence ATGGCTCTACCTCCCCGTGTCCCCCGCCCCGCCCACCACGGCTCGGCGCCCGTGCGCGTCCTCACCGTCGCCGGATCGGACTCCGGCGGCGGAGCGGGCATCCAGGCCGACCTGAAGACCATGTTGGCCCTGGGCGCCCACGGCATGAGTGTGATCACCGCGGTGACGGCACAGAACTCCCTGGGCGTCCAGGGCGCCTGGGAACTGCCCGCCGAGGCCGTACGGGCCCAGTTCCGCAGCGTGGTCGACGACATCGGCGTCCAGGCGGTCAAGACCGGCATGCTGGCGACCGCCGAACTGGTCGAGACCGTCGCCGCGCTGCTCGCGGACCTCACCGCGCCGGTGGTCGTCGATCCGGTCGGCGTCTCCAAGCACGGTGACCCGCTGCTGGCCGCCGAGGCGCTCGACGCGGTCCGTACGAAGCTGCTGCCGACCGCGACCGTCGCCACGCCCAACCTGGACGAGGTGGCCCAGCTCACCGGCGTCCGCGTGGAGTCGGAGGACGGCCAGCGGCGGGCGGCCGGGGCGGTGCTGGGCCACGGCCCGCGGTGGGCGCTGATCAAGGGTGGCCATCTGCCCGGCGGCGACGCGGTGGATCTGCTCACCGACGGCACCGAGGAGCATTGGCTGCGCGCGCCGCGCCAGGACAACCGCCATACGCACGGCACGGGGTGCACCCTGGCCGCGGCCATCGCCACGTATCTGGCGGGCGGCTACGAGGTCCCCGAGGCCGTCACGGCGGCCAAGGACTACGTCACGGGCGCCATCGCGGCGGGCTTCCCCCTGGGCGCGGGCATCGGCCCGGTCGACCACGGGTGGCTGCGGGAGGGGACTGGCTGA
- a CDS encoding thiamine-phosphate kinase, whose translation MKGTVGELGEFGLIRELTSRLTTTPAVRLGPGDDAAVVAAPDRRVVASTDILLEGRHFRRDWSTAYDVGRKAAAQNLADIAAMGAVPTALLLGLVVPADLPVTWPAELMDGIRDECQVAGAAVVGGDVVRGDTITVSITALGDLRNHDPVTRSGAQPGDVVAVTGWLGWSAAGHAVLSRGFRSPRAFVEAHRRPEPPYHAGPAAAGLGATAMTDVSDGLVADLGHIAEASKVRIDLRSADIDVPSQMSDIGQAVGVDPLQWVLSGGEDHAIVATFPPDAKLPARWKVIGEVLNPSALPQVTVDGAPWAHGGWDHFGDGKGAE comes from the coding sequence ATGAAGGGCACCGTGGGCGAGTTGGGGGAGTTCGGGCTCATCAGAGAGCTCACATCCCGGCTCACCACCACCCCGGCGGTGAGGTTGGGGCCCGGTGACGATGCCGCGGTCGTGGCCGCGCCCGACCGGAGGGTCGTGGCCAGTACCGACATCCTGCTGGAGGGCAGGCACTTCCGCCGGGACTGGTCCACCGCCTATGACGTCGGCCGTAAGGCCGCCGCCCAGAACCTGGCCGACATCGCGGCCATGGGCGCCGTGCCGACAGCCCTGCTGCTCGGCCTGGTGGTCCCCGCCGATCTGCCGGTGACCTGGCCGGCCGAGCTGATGGACGGCATCCGCGACGAATGCCAGGTCGCGGGCGCGGCCGTGGTGGGCGGTGACGTCGTGCGCGGGGACACCATCACCGTCTCCATCACCGCACTGGGCGATCTGCGCAACCACGATCCGGTCACCCGATCCGGTGCGCAGCCCGGCGACGTTGTCGCCGTCACCGGATGGCTGGGCTGGTCGGCGGCCGGACACGCGGTGCTCTCGCGCGGGTTCCGCTCGCCGCGGGCCTTCGTCGAGGCACACCGGCGCCCGGAGCCGCCGTACCACGCCGGTCCCGCCGCCGCCGGGCTGGGCGCGACCGCGATGACCGACGTGAGCGACGGGCTGGTGGCCGACCTCGGGCATATCGCGGAGGCCAGCAAGGTCCGCATCGATCTGCGCTCGGCGGACATCGACGTCCCCTCGCAGATGTCGGACATCGGGCAGGCGGTGGGCGTCGATCCGCTCCAGTGGGTGCTCAGCGGGGGAGAGGACCACGCGATCGTGGCCACCTTCCCGCCCGACGCCAAGCTGCCCGCCCGCTGGAAGGTGATCGGCGAGGTGCTCAACCCCTCGGCGCTGCCCCAGGTGACGGTGGACGGAGCCCCGTGGGCACACGGGGGCTGGGATCACTTCGGCGACGGCAAGGGCGCCGAGTGA
- a CDS encoding Lrp/AsnC family transcriptional regulator: protein MVQAYILIQTEVGRASTVADIIAKLPGVIQAEDVTGPYDVIVRAQADTVDELGRMVVAKVQQVEGITRTLTCPVVHL, encoded by the coding sequence GTGGTACAGGCGTACATCCTGATCCAGACCGAGGTCGGCAGGGCCTCGACCGTGGCCGACATCATCGCCAAGCTCCCCGGGGTGATACAGGCGGAAGACGTGACGGGTCCCTACGACGTGATCGTGCGGGCCCAGGCCGACACGGTCGATGAGCTCGGCCGCATGGTGGTCGCGAAAGTCCAGCAAGTGGAAGGGATCACCCGTACCCTGACCTGCCCGGTCGTCCATCTCTAG
- a CDS encoding DUF3515 domain-containing protein, with protein sequence MNSAHRSPARRLVPLSAAVALALVPVAGCSSTGDSDDTKALAVPTPAPQAAAICRALHKELPDAVNGLKRGTAQPASDYTAVWGDPAVQLRCGIPRPEAMSSKTDSAEVNGVEWLPEKHKDGYRFTTVLRRAYVEVTVPGKYSPEINPLLDLARAVKKTVPKGVA encoded by the coding sequence GTGAATTCCGCACACCGTAGTCCCGCCCGACGGCTCGTTCCGCTGTCCGCCGCGGTGGCCCTGGCCCTGGTGCCGGTAGCCGGTTGCTCCTCCACCGGGGATTCCGACGACACCAAGGCGCTGGCGGTTCCCACACCGGCCCCACAGGCGGCCGCGATATGCCGGGCGCTGCACAAGGAACTGCCCGATGCCGTGAACGGGCTGAAGCGGGGCACCGCCCAGCCCGCCTCGGACTACACAGCCGTGTGGGGGGACCCCGCCGTGCAGCTGCGCTGCGGGATCCCCCGGCCGGAGGCGATGAGCTCCAAGACCGATTCGGCCGAGGTGAACGGCGTCGAGTGGCTCCCGGAGAAGCACAAGGACGGCTACCGCTTCACCACCGTACTGCGCCGGGCCTATGTCGAGGTGACCGTGCCCGGGAAGTACTCCCCCGAGATCAACCCCCTGCTCGACCTCGCCCGCGCCGTCAAGAAGACGGTCCCGAAGGGCGTGGCCTAG
- a CDS encoding D-alanine--D-alanine ligase family protein — MSSQTPSPGPVPASSGGERRKPRVAVVFGGRSSEHAISVVTAGAVLRAIDREKYDVLPIGITTDGRWALTADEPERMAIANRELPSVERLAESSEGSVVLPVDPGNREVVYSEPGAVPKALGDVDVVFPMLHGPYGEDGTLQGLLELSGVPYVGAGVLASAVGMDKEYMKRVFVSFGLPVGPYEVIRPRAWEQEPSAARRRIVEFAEEHGWPLFVKPARAGSSFGISKVEGPADLDAAVEEARRHDPKVIVEALLRGREIECGVLEYEDGPRASLPAEIPPVSSHAFYDFEAKYIDAADGIVPAPLTEEQTRRVQELAVAAFEAASCEGLVRADFFLLDSGEFVINEINTMPGFTPISMYPRMWQESGVSYPELVDRLLEAALRRSTGLR; from the coding sequence ATGAGCAGCCAGACCCCTTCCCCAGGCCCTGTCCCGGCTTCCTCCGGAGGCGAGCGGCGGAAGCCGCGCGTCGCCGTCGTCTTCGGCGGCCGCAGCTCCGAGCACGCCATCTCGGTGGTCACCGCGGGCGCCGTGCTGCGCGCCATCGACCGCGAGAAGTACGACGTGCTGCCGATCGGCATCACCACGGACGGCCGTTGGGCGCTGACCGCCGACGAGCCCGAGCGGATGGCGATCGCCAACCGCGAGCTGCCCAGCGTCGAACGGCTCGCCGAGTCCAGCGAGGGCTCGGTCGTCCTCCCGGTCGACCCGGGGAACCGCGAGGTCGTCTACAGCGAGCCGGGGGCGGTGCCCAAGGCGCTGGGCGACGTCGACGTCGTCTTCCCCATGCTGCACGGGCCGTACGGCGAGGACGGCACCCTCCAGGGGCTGCTGGAGCTGTCCGGGGTGCCGTACGTGGGCGCCGGGGTGCTCGCCTCCGCCGTGGGCATGGACAAGGAGTACATGAAGCGGGTGTTCGTCTCCTTCGGGCTGCCCGTCGGCCCGTACGAGGTGATCCGCCCCCGGGCCTGGGAGCAGGAACCTTCCGCCGCCCGCCGGCGGATCGTGGAGTTCGCCGAGGAGCACGGCTGGCCGCTCTTCGTGAAGCCCGCGCGCGCCGGCTCGTCCTTCGGCATCAGCAAGGTCGAGGGCCCGGCGGACCTGGACGCGGCCGTCGAGGAGGCCAGGCGCCACGACCCGAAGGTCATCGTGGAGGCGCTGCTGCGCGGCCGCGAGATCGAGTGCGGGGTGCTGGAGTACGAGGACGGGCCGCGCGCCAGCCTGCCCGCCGAGATCCCGCCGGTCTCCTCCCACGCCTTCTACGACTTCGAGGCGAAGTACATCGACGCGGCGGACGGCATCGTGCCCGCGCCGCTCACCGAGGAGCAGACCCGGCGGGTCCAGGAGCTCGCGGTGGCCGCCTTCGAGGCGGCGTCCTGCGAGGGGCTGGTGCGGGCCGACTTCTTCCTGCTGGACAGCGGTGAGTTCGTGATCAACGAGATCAACACCATGCCCGGCTTCACCCCGATCTCGATGTACCCGCGCATGTGGCAGGAGAGCGGCGTGAGCTACCCCGAGCTGGTGGACCGGCTGCTGGAGGCCGCGCTGCGCCGCTCGACGGGGCTGCGCTAG
- a CDS encoding NAD(P)H-dependent glycerol-3-phosphate dehydrogenase, with amino-acid sequence MTRCAVFGTGSWGTAFAMVLADAGCEVTLWGRRPGVVEAINTGRGNPDYFPGVRLPDGVRATTDPAEAAAGAEFTVFSVPSQTLRGNLSDWAPLLAADTVLVSLMKGVELGTAKRMSEVVQEVAKAPAERVAVLTGPNLAKEIAARQPAASVVACPDESVARRLQTACHTAYFRPYTNTDVVGCELGGAVKNVIALAVGIADGMGLGDNTKASLITRGLAETTRLGLAMGADAHTFAGLAGMGDLVATCSSPLSRNHTFGTNLGRGMTLEETIAVTKQTAEGVKSCESVLDLARRHDVDMPITETVVEIVHDGKQPLVALKELMSRSAKAERH; translated from the coding sequence GTGACGCGCTGCGCCGTCTTCGGCACCGGCTCCTGGGGCACCGCCTTCGCGATGGTGCTCGCCGACGCGGGGTGCGAGGTGACGCTGTGGGGGCGCCGGCCCGGTGTCGTCGAGGCCATCAACACCGGCCGCGGCAATCCCGACTACTTCCCCGGAGTGCGGCTTCCCGACGGTGTGCGCGCCACCACCGACCCGGCCGAGGCCGCCGCCGGCGCGGAGTTCACCGTCTTCTCCGTGCCCTCCCAGACGCTGCGCGGCAACCTCTCCGACTGGGCCCCGCTGCTGGCCGCCGACACCGTGCTGGTCTCCCTGATGAAGGGAGTCGAACTCGGCACGGCCAAGCGGATGAGCGAGGTCGTCCAGGAGGTCGCCAAGGCGCCCGCGGAGCGCGTCGCGGTGCTCACCGGGCCCAACCTCGCCAAGGAGATCGCCGCCCGGCAGCCCGCCGCCTCCGTGGTGGCCTGCCCCGACGAGAGCGTGGCCCGCCGCCTCCAGACCGCCTGCCACACCGCGTACTTCCGCCCGTACACCAACACCGACGTGGTCGGCTGCGAACTGGGCGGCGCGGTGAAGAACGTCATCGCGCTGGCCGTGGGCATCGCCGACGGCATGGGCCTCGGCGACAACACCAAGGCGTCGCTCATCACCCGCGGCCTCGCCGAAACGACCCGGCTGGGCCTGGCGATGGGCGCCGACGCGCACACCTTCGCGGGCCTGGCGGGCATGGGCGACCTCGTCGCCACCTGCTCCTCCCCGCTCTCCCGCAACCACACCTTCGGCACCAACCTGGGCCGCGGGATGACGCTGGAGGAGACCATCGCGGTCACCAAGCAGACCGCGGAGGGCGTCAAGTCGTGCGAGTCGGTGCTGGATCTCGCCCGCCGCCACGACGTCGACATGCCCATCACCGAAACCGTCGTCGAGATCGTGCACGACGGCAAACAGCCCCTTGTCGCGCTCAAAGAGCTGATGTCCCGCAGCGCCAAGGCCGAGCGGCACTGA